TTGCAATGAGAATGCACTTACAGATTCACCCGAGCACTACACAAATTGCTCTGGTTGCCTTGTCCTTTCCAAATGGTGGAGCAGTTAAGATACCAAGCCACGCTGGACAGCGGAGCGGAAATGGTGCATCCAGAACCGCGATCCTCTGCGGCATCCCACGGCGCTGCCACACTGGGCCCCACCTCTCCCTTGTAGCTCACAGATGCGCTGATGAGCATGTGGGTGCCTGGCGTGGTTATCACTGCTCAGCCATCAGAGCGCTATCCTTTGTTAGGGAAGCAGAGGACAGTGGATACGTAGCTTGTACCTAGCAAGCAGGTGCACAGTGGTTGCTCAGGGTCTACTGGGTGCCTGAAGAACCTGCAAGGGAAGGCGAAGCTGTGCAGGTGGAGCCCGAGGTCTGGGGTGAACTCGGATCTGCTCTCAGCTGGAAAACAGACGGACACTGGGTCCAGCGGAGGACAGTGCAAAGGCTGGGGAGCGGGTGCCAGAAAAGAGCACATCTCAGCACACACCAGGGTGCTTCAAACCTTGCGAGGAGGAGGGAATGGAAACTAAGTGGATTCTGGTGCCCACAGGTTTGAGTCCATACATAGCTTCTTGATACTATGCACTTCctgtgaatattttgaaaattcctCTATGCATTgcttccaaagattttttttacaccaaaataaccttaACTTCCAATTCAATgcttcacaaactttttgaagcccgcTTGTAAGTGACAAATCCTCTCAGTGGCCTTCAAGGCTTGTGCCATCTGTACCAGCCCCCACTCTTTGGCCCATGTCTCCCCATCTGTATTCAGGGCATACGggtaaggtcttttttttttttttttttttgcagatttattttatttatttgaaagagttacagagagaggtagagacacagagagaggtcttccatctgctggttcacttcccaaatggctgcaagggccagagctgctccaattcaaagccaggagccaggagcttcttttgggtctcccacgtgggtacaggggcccaaggacttgggccatcttctgctgctttcccaagccatagcagaaagatcagaagtggagcagctgggactagaaccggcgcccatatgggataccagcgcttcaggtcagggctttaacccactgctccacagtgccggccccattggGTGAGGTCTTGTCAGTGCTCGTCGGATGTTTTTTAGCTGACTGCTGAGTCAGGGACAGTGATGAGGGGCAGCTCAGGCCTCAGGCCCCTGCAGAACATTCCGGATCCCCCTGAGTGGACTTGACTCATTCATGTCAACTGCCAtccatctaatttttttttcaattattttttatttgagaggcagaaagaaagagagagagagagagagagagagagagagagagagaaagcgagcccTCCCATTGCTGGTATGCTTCCCCAGTAACTGCAAccactgggactgggctgggctgaaactgggagctgggaatgcaatccaggtctcccatgtgggtggcagggacccagttacatctgctgcctcccagggtcttcattaataggaagctaggGTCAAGGGTCAAAGCTGGGAATTAACCCAGTTAAtccgatgtgggatgtaggtgtcttaaaCCTCTAAACACCAGCTCCTGCTACCCATCTTTAACAGGTGCACAGCTATGAAGAGTTGTTGGAGACCACGTTTTCCAGTTTGCTACCAGGCATTGTGCAGGCACAGTGAGCAGCAGCTGGGCTGTATTCACGGCTCCTACACCGCCCGTTCCAGAGACTCATCTGGTGGGAGTCCCTCCTGAGTTGGCTGCTGTTCACCTTGTGCCAGCTGCCAGTGAATGATCTGGGAGGCAGGCTCTGGGTCTCATCTGCAGCTGTAATTTTCAGGCACGCAGTCAGAGCCCTCGGTCAGTGGTTAAAAGTGCTCGGGAGCAGCCTGTAATTAGTTTTGCCCTGTATTTTAATGCCGTAGAGTAATAATCTTCATAGTTTGTAAGAACACATGCAGCTATTTAAAAATCCCATGTGTTATTTTCACAGGCTATGTGCAGGACACCTTGGAGAGTGGGTGGCAGCCACTGCCCCTTTGCTTCTATGGGTAAAAGTGGAAGTGAGTTTGGTTCTTTGAAATCCATTTAAAAAGCATGTGGCCTTCGGTTCCATTATTGGTGTGTAAAATGCTTCGAAACCCTCGGATGTAAATCTTGTACTTTGGGCACAGAGCCGATGGTGGCTGTGTCTGGGCAGGCTGCTGcacggggctgggcaggccacgGGGTCTAACCTGGCAGGTGTATTCCCCATGGAAGGGGTACTGAGGAATAAAGTGGAGGTTCACAAAAAGACCAGCTTTGGGGCCACACTAATAGACATAAAGTCCTATTGAACAGACCATAGGGCTTTTCCTAAAACATTTTAGAGTGTCAGCTCTCAGGGGCCAAATTGGGCACGTCACCACAACTCAGCATTCCTTGAGCTCTGTCTCCTGTCAGCATCCTATGCTGCTCTTGGGTTTCAGTCCATCAAAAACCTGTCAGAGGTGAGCATGGGGTTGGGCAGAaataatctttctctctcccttccctgccaATCTTTCTGGCGACAGAGACTTCCCTATAACTGGGGTGGaatggcagacagacagacagacagattccCTGTTAACATACCCATTGAGTGTTGGAAAAATATGGATGCAAAAATGGCTATAGATGAAATTAAAGCTCGCCATTCTGTTAAAAATGTATCACATTTTACATAGTTACCATAGGAATTATATTTTAATACCTGAAATGATATTTGAGACATTGCAAAATTATGTAACTATGTAACGAAAGTGCCTATTTACTATCACAAAATGGCTTTACCATGCTATTATTCTTGGCAACAGGAAAACTCTTATCCTCATGCAAGTATGCAGAGCATCATTTTTGGAAATGCTGTCAAGCCTAGGAGTGATATTAGGGTTCATTTCAAACTGCTAACTATTGAAACTCTagctgtattttttcaaatgtctgctagttctattttttaaaagatttattcatttatttgaaagtcagagttacacagaggggaagaggcagaaacagagagagatcttccatcttctggttcacttcccaaatggctacagtggccagggctgggccaggctgaagccaggagccaggaacttcatcaggatcTTCTACCCGGGTGgtggggcccgaggacttgggtcatcctctgctgctttcccaggcacattagcagggagctggatgggaagtggagcagctgggtctcaaaccagtgcccatatgcgatgctggcattgcaggcagaagctttacccaatacgccCTAGCACTGGTCCCCAGTGGTTCTATTGTATGCCAAAGAGGGAAGCAAACAAAGCTTTGGTGCAGACAAAACTCATGTTTAATCAGCAGAATGGGGAGCCCTGCCTTTCCCTCACTTCTTTCAGAACTCCCCATCGCGTTTTGTTCTGCACCCTGGTACCACTGTGTCAGTCAGGGCCTTTTGCATGGGGTCCCTTCTGCTGCTGGCCACTGTGCACGCCTGTAATAGAAAAGGCAAAcgttggtgggggaggggtcttgAGCCAGCCTGTCGCTGGTGCTCGGTGGTGCACCTGGTCGGTATTTATTAGCAAACTTACACTGGAGGTTTTGACACGAGGATCTCTGCCATCTCAAGAGATTGCCAAGAACTTTCAGCCCAGCTCACATGAGGCCGCTGCCATGGGGTGGCCTGTGCTTGCCACCAGTAACACAGCAGGTGGCTGTATGGGACGATGGTGTCTCATTACACATCACTCACGCACCCCAATCTGAACCTTTGCAACAGGAGAAACACAGAATGGTTTCCTGGATATCTTTAGAACCAAGGaacctatttattttaaagttttcattaaaaaaaagtgaaacagagTTGGAAGCATTGGGTAGGCAATGTTGTCTATAGCCAGAGACTAAAACTTAGAAAGCACGGCAAAGAACCAAGATTCTCTACGTGGGGCTTTATCTCGGGGAAGCAGGTGCCAAGGGAGACCCTCGGGCTTCCTCAGCAGCCTCTTTCCAACCGGGCCGTTCTTCCCTTTTCctcagaaacagagaagcagcCGCCAGCATCCTTGGCGTAACACAAGAGTGTTCCTCCTACAAAGCATCCCTAACAACGGGGGTCTCATTGGAACTAACTCGGTGACAAGTCTGTAACAGACAGGGAGCCAGACCTCGGCTGGGAAGCCTTTAGCAGAGCAGCACTGCCGAGGTGGCCCGAGCCGCCCGGGGGGCCTACAGGGATTGCCAGTGGTTGCTTTGGAGATGAGAATCTTTGTCTCGGGGACATGCTGCTGACTGAAACTTGACAGCTAAGCACAGGTTGCCTCACCCTTCCGTGCTGTCATCTTTTTATCtaaggcccctccccctcccctgccgtgTTATGCTGGCTTTTTGGATTTTCCGGAACAATATCTGATCAGCAGATAGCACAGTTCGGTGACATTGAGCAGGATGCAAATTCCGGACACGGCGATCATGAAGACGGTGAAGACCGTCTTCTCCGTGGGCCTGGACACAAAGCAGTCCACCGTGTTGGGGCATGGCCAGGCATTGCACTTCACCAGGCGCTGCATGGAGAAGCCGTTGTACATGATGTAAAAGACGTACATGAAGACGGCCTCAAAAATGACGCGGAAGAAGATGCTACTAGTGTAGGTCCACCACAGCGAGCCTTCGATGCGCACCTTCTGGCTTTTGATCTCCTCGATGTCCTTGAACTCGTTCTTGGTCTCCCCCTTCATGAACTTCCTCTTCTTCTCGTGTCTCCGGTAGGCCACGTGCATGGCCACCAGCAGCGCCGGCGTGGACACGAAGATGAGCTGCAGGGCCCAGAGCCGGATGTGCGAGATGGGGAAATAGTGGTCGTAGCACACGTTCTTGCAGCCGGGCTGGAGGGTGTTGCAGGTAAAGTCGGCTTGCTCATCTCCCCACACCTCCTTGGCGGCCACGACGAGGATCATGATGCGAAAGATGAAGAGGACGGTGAGCCAGATCTTCCCGATGCTCGTGGAGTGCTTGTTGACTCCGCCCAGGATGGTCTGCAACGTGCTCCAATCCATCCTCCCCTCTGCGCGGTGGGCACTGGAAAAGACCAAGGGACACAACACGGGAGCCATGAGTCGGGGCAGAATCGGGGCGGTTCCTCTGCGCTGGGGGGTGGGTGAGTGCCGTGCAACCTCTTCTTGGGCAAATACCAACTCTTACGCAAGCACCCCCGAAACGGCGAAAGCAAAACCAGGTTAGTTCGCAGGCAGGATTAGAGGGCTAATTCCCAAACCGTCCTGAACATGTCTGTCTGCGTTTTCTAGTAAAGAGCAGCTTGTTCACCCACTCCTTCAGAATCTCCTAAAAATCGGGGTGCAGCCAAGTACTTGGTACAGCCTAAGGACACTCGCTAGTTTTGAGTGAGCCCACTGATGACTCTGCACGTACTCCTTGCGTCTCTGACTCCGCGCAAACATTCAGCGGTCCCACTTATCTGTAGCTCCAAGTTTTGGACTATTCCCGGGGGACTGACACTAACTCGGGGTAACACTgcccatttatttattatttatttgaaagccggtGTTAtataaatggagagagagagagacagacagacagagagacacaaacacagagagagatccatcttctattggctggttcactcctcaaatgacttcaacgaccagggctgtgccaggacaaagctaggagccaggagcttcttccagatctaccacatgggtgcaggggcccaagcacttgggctgtcttcctttgctttcccaggccattagcaggtagctgggtgggaagtggagcagctgggactcaaactggtatccatatgaaAGGCTGacactgcaagctgtggctttacccatcatgccacagcgACAGCACCCCTAACCTTGCCTTTAAAGTCGAGCAGCCAGGCAAAAGTGAGTCACAAAGTGAATAAGCCATTTGTAGGAGTCTACCTAATCCAGTGTTAGCAGTGAAATGGTTGTTAGCCAGGGGTAAGTTTACACTTGAGCTCCCCAGTTTAAATTCCACAATGAGCCATGCTTCCTTCTTCTACGCGAGAAGCTGGTGAGGAGTGGTTGCTGGCGAAAAAGCCATCCGGTGTGGGGTTTCTGTATACACTTTGTACACAGGTAGGTGGTCCCGACTGCCATGTCGGGAGTTGGTTAGTATTCAGAGTATTTGTTTCAGTAAGTATTGCCATggtgccttatttatttatttattacagtgGGCTAAGGTTTTAActtctaagtctttttttttttaaaagagatatagTTCAACTCAGGGACTCGCCAGTTCCCTGCCCAACAAGGTGCCCTCCCTGTATTGGAGTTGTGAGGCGAAGCATGCAGGGGCCCCGCCCTCTGGGTCTTGCACGCCTTCCCTAAggtgggtgtgcaggggccctgcAGCTCTTCCAGGAGCCAGCGGCCTAAATGCCAGGAGGCGAACTGCCCTCATTGATTCATAGTTGACACCCGTCTGTCACAATCAGCCCCTCTTCTAAACGCGATTCCACCCCTCCACAATCTTGATGAGTCATCTGTTTTCCACCCCTTCTGAGCCACAGTGAATCCTCCTTCCCTGACTTAAAAGCATCCTCCTCTCTTGTCAGGCAAGTCGCATCCTGTTTCCGGCTGGACTCAGACTCAGAATGAGTGTCTTTCATTACCCACCGCGGCTGCTGTGGGGCGCCAAGGTCTGGCtgaaccaccccacccccaccctgcgccACCTTGGGTAGAAGAggcaggagagacacagacagacttCTGCACCATGTAACCATGTCCAGCTTGGAAGAGAGAAGCATCATTGGAAAATCAATGGGCTAGTTGGGGTTCAGCCCTGACCCATTTACATAAAtccaggctgtgtgggagggcatcAGTGAGCCAGTTGTCCAGCTTGCAAGTCCCCAGCTCGGGACAGTCCCGCCCTACCGCAGATCCTCCAAAGCAATGACAATCAGACTTTGGCAAGTCCGTCTTGCGGAATCAGACCTTCCAGGTCTTCACTGGAAGTCACCAAGGGGAAAACAGGACAGGCAGGGGCACAAGCCTCAATATACTTGGCCAAAAACacgggcgtgggggtggggcttaTGCTTTTACCCCGCATCCATGACACCCCGTGCAGGCCCCACAGCCCTTCTGCAGAACACTTCAGTTCAAAGTAAGCCCCGCATGCAGTTTCCATAGCGTGAGACCTGCAGCTGGCTACCTGTTGCACAGCTCCTTTGAGCGACAGCGGGAAACTAAAGCTTGACCCCCAGCGGGATGCGCTAGCAGGCTGAGCAGATCTGCCCGAGCTGCCCGCCCCTCTTCCCAACCCTGAGCCTTCACATGCAAGCTCCTCAGAGGCCCAGCCAGCCTGCAAAGTGCCTGGAGCAGGGCCGGGTAGTTGAGTTCGTTCAGTTCTTCGCGGGGTCACTCACGGGCTTCCAGAAAAGGCGGAGTTCCTTATCCCTGAGCTCACCCCTCGGGTGCCTGGTGGTGGGCCTTGAGCAGCTCCCCCCACCTTTCTCGAAAGGCTGACTGAGCACCAGTTTCAAAAGACTCAAAGGGCAAATACCGTCCCAGGACAGCCCCGGTCAGCGGTCAGAGGCCAGTTCTCAGCACGCAGATGAACGTCCCGGCCCATTGTCCTCAGGCGGGCCGCCCTGCAAGGCCACCGTCTCCGG
The DNA window shown above is from Oryctolagus cuniculus chromosome 9, mOryCun1.1, whole genome shotgun sequence and carries:
- the GJB2 gene encoding gap junction beta-2 protein; this translates as MDWSTLQTILGGVNKHSTSIGKIWLTVLFIFRIMILVVAAKEVWGDEQADFTCNTLQPGCKNVCYDHYFPISHIRLWALQLIFVSTPALLVAMHVAYRRHEKKRKFMKGETKNEFKDIEEIKSQKVRIEGSLWWTYTSSIFFRVIFEAVFMYVFYIMYNGFSMQRLVKCNAWPCPNTVDCFVSRPTEKTVFTVFMIAVSGICILLNVTELCYLLIRYCSGKSKKPA